The proteins below come from a single Malus sylvestris chromosome 3, drMalSylv7.2, whole genome shotgun sequence genomic window:
- the LOC126615810 gene encoding arogenate dehydratase 3-like has product MQSLLPPSPNNLTSPALRLARLAPTRLPVFKCAYRSDSVHFPNGVGSSRADWQSSCAILASNVVSQQPHTPSDKSGTADHVASVNGHKTSVDLDIVPIEKLEDDKSISPPPPPRALTITDYSPAPMHGSQLRVAYQGVPGAYSEAAAGKAYPKCEAIPCDQFEVAFQAVELWIADRAVLPVENSLGGSIHRNYDLLLRHRLHIVGEVQLPVHHCLLALPGVRKEYLNRVISHPQALAQCELTLTKLGLNVAREAVDDTAGAAEFVAANNLRDTAAIASARAAELYGMEILENGIQDDSSNVTRFVMLAREPIIPRTDRPFKTSIVFAHDKGTSVLFKVLSAFAFRNISLTKIESRPHRNRPIRLVSDSNEGTAKHFEYLFYVDFEASMAEVRAQNALAEVQEFTSFLRVLGSYPMDMTPWSPSRGDD; this is encoded by the coding sequence ATGCAGTCTCTTCTTCCGCCCTCACCAAACAATCTCACAAGCCCCGCACTCCGCCTCGCCCGCCTCGCCCCCACCCGGCTCCCCGTCTTCAAATGCGCCTACCGCTCCGACTCCGTCCACTTCCCCAACGGCGTCGGCTCCAGTCGCGCCGACTGGCAGAGCTCCTGCGCCATTCTTGCCAGCAACGTCGTCTCCCAGCAACCCCATACCCCCTCCGACAAATCCGGAACCGCTGACCATGTTGCCTCCGTCAACGGCCACAAGACCTCCGTTGACCTCGATATTGTCCCCATCGAAAAGCTCGAAGACGACAAGTCGATTTCGCCGCCTCCGCCTCCCAGGGCACTCACCATCACCGACTACTCTCCAGCTCCTATGCACGGCTCCCAGCTGCGCGTGGCCTACCAAGGCGTCCCCGGCGCGTACTCCGAAGCCGCCGCCGGCAAAGCCTACCCGAAATGCGAGGCCATCCCCTGTGACCAATTCGAAGTCGCCTTCCAGGCCGTCGAGCTCTGGATCGCCGATCGAGCAGTTTTGCCGGTCGAAAACTCCCTCGGCGGCTCAATTCACCGTAATTACGATCTCCTCCTCCGCCACCGCCTCCACATCGTTGGAGAAGTCCAGCTCCCGGTCCACCACTGCCTCTTAGCCCTCCCCGGAGTCCGAAAGGAGTACTTGAACCGAGTCATTTCGCATCCCCAAGCCTTAGCTCAATGCGAGCTGACTCTCACCAAACTCGGCCTCAACGTCGCCCGCGAGGCCGTCGACGATACCGCCGGCGCGGCCGAGTTCGTCGCGGCCAACAACCTTCGCGACACGGCAGCGATAGCCTCCGCGCGAGCCGCCGAGCTCTACGGCATGGAGATTTTGGAGAACGGGATCCAGGACGACTCGAGCAACGTGACCCGCTTCGTGATGCTGGCCCGGGAGCCGATCATCCCCCGTACGGACCGGCCGTTCAAGACGAGCATCGTCTTCGCGCACGACAAGGGGACGTCGGTGCTGTTCAAGGTCCTATCGGCGTTCGCCTTCCGGAACATCAGCCTGACGAAGATAGAGTCGCGGCCGCACCGGAACCGTCCGATCAGGCTGGTGAGCGATTCGAACGAGGGGACGGCGAAGCACTTCGAGTACCTGTTCTACGTGGACTTCGAGGCATCGATGGCGGAGGTCAGGGCACAGAACGCGCTGGCGGAGGTGCAGGAGTTCACGTCCTTCTTAAGGGTCCTGGGAAGCTACCCCATGGACATGACTCCTTGGAGTCCTTCCAGGGGGGATGATTAG